A genomic stretch from Telopea speciosissima isolate NSW1024214 ecotype Mountain lineage chromosome 7, Tspe_v1, whole genome shotgun sequence includes:
- the LOC122669556 gene encoding uncharacterized protein LOC122669556, protein MEIKPTVALRAILVGGIAAFAKVAGAMKAAGGVKLGAAAAAMTAAATAAMSGPKQEQEDTNKPPPQ, encoded by the coding sequence ATGGAGATAAAACCAACAGTTGCATTGAGGGCTATACTTGTTGGAGGTATTGCTGCATTTGCAAAAGTGGCTGGTGCAATGAAGGCCGCAGGTGGTGTAAAGCTGGGGGCAGCAGCAGCTGCCATGACAGCTGCAGCAACTGCAGCTATGTCGGGACCAAAACAGGAACAAGAAGATACTAACAAGCCACCTCCACAGTGA
- the LOC122669555 gene encoding translation machinery-associated protein 22-like isoform X1, with amino-acid sequence MAEKPQPFRVLYCPACSLPAEYCEFGPDFEKCKPWLIENAPDLYPDLLKEANEKEANKVSEQLKSVGISSAGVDGSAPAATPGGTSTSKQEEVKRLPGGKIKKKDKQEVVIEKVVRNKRKCVTIVKGLELFGVKLSDASKKLGKKFATGASVVKGPTEKEQIDVQGDISYDIVEFITDTWPDVPETAIYFIEDGRKVPAA; translated from the exons ATGGCGGAGAAACCGCAACCTTTTCGCGTTCTGTACTGTCCAGCGTGTAGTCTCCCCGCCGAATACTGTGAATTTGGGCCAGATTTTGAGAAATGCAAGCCTTGGTTGATTGAAAACGCACCTGACCTGTATCCCGATCTCCTCAAAG AAGCAAATGAGAAGGAAGCTAACAAGGTTTCCGAACAGCTCAAATCGGTTGGAATTTCTTCCGCCGGCGTTGATGGGTCCGCTCCTGCAGCTACCCCAG GAGGCACCTCAACCTCTAAGCAAGAAGAAGTAAAACGTCTTCCTGGTggaaagataaagaagaaa GATAAGCAAGAAGTTGTTATTGAAAAAGTTGTTCGTAACAAACGCAAATGTGTCACCATTGTTAAAGGACTGGAGCTTTTCG GAGTTAAACTTAGTGATGCTTCCAAGAAACTTGGGAAAAAATTTGCTACAGGAGCGTCTGTTGTTAAG GGACCAACTGAAAAGGAGCAAATTGATGTTCAAGGAGACATATCCTATGATATCGTGGAGTTTATTACAGATACCTGGCCTGAT
- the LOC122669555 gene encoding translation machinery-associated protein 22-like isoform X2, producing MAEKPQPFRVLYCPACSLPAEYCEFGPDFEKCKPWLIENAPDLYPDLLKEANEKEANKVSEQLKSVGISSAGVDGSAPAATPGTSTSKQEEVKRLPGGKIKKKDKQEVVIEKVVRNKRKCVTIVKGLELFGVKLSDASKKLGKKFATGASVVKGPTEKEQIDVQGDISYDIVEFITDTWPDVPETAIYFIEDGRKVPAA from the exons ATGGCGGAGAAACCGCAACCTTTTCGCGTTCTGTACTGTCCAGCGTGTAGTCTCCCCGCCGAATACTGTGAATTTGGGCCAGATTTTGAGAAATGCAAGCCTTGGTTGATTGAAAACGCACCTGACCTGTATCCCGATCTCCTCAAAG AAGCAAATGAGAAGGAAGCTAACAAGGTTTCCGAACAGCTCAAATCGGTTGGAATTTCTTCCGCCGGCGTTGATGGGTCCGCTCCTGCAGCTACCCCAG GCACCTCAACCTCTAAGCAAGAAGAAGTAAAACGTCTTCCTGGTggaaagataaagaagaaa GATAAGCAAGAAGTTGTTATTGAAAAAGTTGTTCGTAACAAACGCAAATGTGTCACCATTGTTAAAGGACTGGAGCTTTTCG GAGTTAAACTTAGTGATGCTTCCAAGAAACTTGGGAAAAAATTTGCTACAGGAGCGTCTGTTGTTAAG GGACCAACTGAAAAGGAGCAAATTGATGTTCAAGGAGACATATCCTATGATATCGTGGAGTTTATTACAGATACCTGGCCTGAT